A single region of the Amphiura filiformis chromosome 7, Afil_fr2py, whole genome shotgun sequence genome encodes:
- the LOC140157555 gene encoding protein D2-like — translation MEEHGVVPDVIDSVPKDVCEVSWDSGVKAQMGNILTPTQVQRPPTVTYPAEAGAFYTVVMTDPDAPSRKDPKFREWHHWMVINVPGNDISKGTVNSEYVGSGPPPNTGLHRYVILVYKQPSGKMTNCSDAYRKKTGAGRGGWNARKFAADNNLGEPVAGNLYQAEFDDYVPKLYEEMDRNK, via the exons ATGGAAGAACATGGCGTAGTACCTGATGTCATTGACAGTGTACCTAAAGATGTGTGTGAAGTCAGCTGGGACAGTGGCGTCAAAGCCCAAATGGGAAACATACTCACTCCAACCCAg GTGCAAAGGCCTCCCACTGTGACGTATCCAGCAGAGGCAGGTGCTTTCTATACCGTGGTCATGACAGATCCAGATGCACCAAGCCGTAAGGATCCCAAATTCCGGGAATGGCATCACTGGATGGTCATCAATGTGCCTGGCAATGATATAAGCAAAGGAACAGTCAACTCAGAGTATGTAGGGTCCGGACCACCACCAAATACTG GTTTGCACCGTTATGTCATTCTCGTTTACAAGCAGCCCAGCGGTAAAATGACAAATTGTTCAGATGCCTACAGAAAGAAAACCGGTGCCGGCAGAGGAGGGTGGAACGCGCGGAAATTTGCTGCAGACAACAATCTGGGTGAACCGGTGGCGGGTAATTTGTACCAGGCAGAATTTGATGACTATGTGCCCAAGCTATATGAAGAGATGGATAGAAATAAGTGA